In Crassostrea angulata isolate pt1a10 chromosome 4, ASM2561291v2, whole genome shotgun sequence, one genomic interval encodes:
- the LOC128180367 gene encoding uncharacterized protein LOC128180367 — MAAKTNAVGLRKITKPVISTDVMGNRNVEVRAVGAWVQPACSIPSEGVVAAEQEQARIRQAQAEKEAKLKKFREDVKNRVRLMEKARKQKELEKSYNAFEHEQSVMQQSAFNENVVPRKDSCLIRKHGSHEIKHTRPPSSYDGNLRNSDSIQEQAFIDHTEEVHKVTRQARNKLVSKQILTDDLISDGLPGGVWKVSVSRDLPVRSSAEKKVQDEDEDFEDESQDKENESLDPVDKVVQFNLQPTYHEIKPGKPRCKSAHASLGSQGHRKKPVPDIYAGVHKEEQKKQQKIQQATYRRLFMDIEREQVKENIRRKEHSKRIQKLKIEKEEQRRNEEEMSLRSVEPRDPLTGETSFEALQREIEEHRHVVQVLRENEERIRKVKEMERFVEALKQQLKEKMDKRGVELPPLCCCGMTLWDTNPDTCANNCVFYRNPKEAIHTMHINGKAAALFTIFFVVVNPLKEDIFESEHRLQNALMTNYSSTVRPATELDKPVHVQLMLDLMRIDELVDLERPAFGVEYISLRGCKIHSLKGEQAPGLSLTSEALPFISYDGTVVYVPYKTVPTYCAMDLTLFPYDTQKCIIKFTPWTHNALEIDLGLFGHYLNTTDQMKIPRESLSDLQWELLEGTATLSSKKFDCCPEKYSFFEVSLQMSRNTNFYRYVVTWPSVVACFLVPFLFAIPSHSSQKITYGLALMIFESIIILTFAETNSFDHKTVPNIAIFHLITLILTSTSLLLSIFIVSISCGDRRNHVPAWLQRLALTDSCLRTVLCLGQYRDSKGYSSGRGGGFLLEETHETHHHEPELRTISENEVTRDVSESLRAIAEKMSSDESRIKVTQDWREVGRLLDRILFFLCILTVLVLLIWSARLWSG, encoded by the exons ATGGCGGCCAAAACAAATGCAGTGGGGTtgagaaaaataacaaaacccGTTATTAGCACAGATGTTATGGGAAACAGAAATGTAGAGGTTCGTGCAGTTGGAGCATGGGTTCAACCAGCTTGTTCAATTCCATCTGAAGGCGTG GTGGCTGCTGAACAAGAACAAGCAAGAATAAGACAAGCGCAAGCTGAGAAAGAGGCCAAGCTGAAAAAGTTTCGAGAGGATGTCAAAAATAGAGTTCGGTTAATGGAAAAAGCACGCAAGCAGAAGGAGTTGGAAAAGTCCTATAATGCT TTTGAACACGAGCAAAGTGTTATGCAACAAAGTGCCTTCAATGAAAATGTTGTACCAAGAAAGGATAGCTGTTTAATCAGGAAACATGGGTCTCATGAGATTAAGCACACACGTCCCCCTAGTTCATATG ACGGCAATCTAAGGAACAGTGACAGTATCCAGGAGCAGGCCTTCATAGACCACACTGAGGAG GTACACAAAGTTACGCGACAAGCCAGGAACAAGTTGGTATCCAAACAGATTCTTACAGACGACCTGATCTCAGACGGACTGCCAGGGGGTGTGTGGAAAGTCTCTGTGTCCAGAGAT cTTCCGGTGAGATCCTCAGCTGAAAAAAAAGTCCAGGATGAGGATgaag aCTTTGAAGATGAAAGCCAAGACAAAGAAAATGAGAGTCTGGATCCTGTGGACAAAGTGGTTCAGTTCAACCTACAACCCACATATCACGAAATAAAACCAGGAAAACCTCGATGTAAAAGTG CCCATGCCTCTCTAGGAAGTCAGGGTCACAGAAAGAAACCTGTCCCTGACATTTATGCAGGAGTTCATAAGGAGGAACAGAAGAAGCAGCAGAAAATACAACAGGCAACATACCGACGACTGTTCATGGACATAGAGCGGGAACAAGTGAAAGAAAATATTCGACGCAAAGAGCACAGCAAACGCATACAGAA ATTAAAGATTGAAAAAGAAGAACAGAGAAGAAATGAGGAGGAAATGTCCCTGAGGTCTGTGGAGCCTCGAGACCCACTCACTGGAGAAACCTCGTTTGAGGCGCTTCAAAGGGAGATTGAAGAACATCGGCATGTAGTACAGGTCCTCAGGGAAAATGAAGAGCGAATCAGAAAAGTCAAAGAAATGGAAAG gTTTGTTGAGGCTCTAAAGCAACAGTTGAAGGAGAAGATGGATAAGCGTGGAGTAGAGTTGCCTCCCCTTTGCTGCTGCGGAATGACTCTCTGGGACACAAATCCTGACACCTGTGCTAATAACTGTGTCTTCTACAGAAATCCTAAAG AAGCCATCCACACCATGCACATCAACGGGAAAGCGGCTGCTTTATTCACGATTTTCTTTGTTGTGGTTAATCCATTGAAAGAAG ATATATTTGAATCCGAACATCGGCTACAAAATGCCCTGATGACAAACTACTCGTCGACAGTGAGGCCCGCGACTGAACTCGATAAACCGGTCCACGTACAGCTGATGCTTGACTTGATGAGAATAGACGAACTGGTGG aCTTGGAAAGACCCGCGTTTGGCGTGGAATACATCTCATTACGGGGGTGTAAAATCCATTCGCTTAAAGGAGAGCA AGCCCCTGGACTATCTTTGACCTCGGAAGCTTTGCCTTTCATTTCTTACGACGGAACAGTGGTTTACGTTCCGTACAAAACCGTCCCCACTTACTGCGCTATGGACCTTACACTGTTCCCATATGACACCCAGAAGTGTATCATCAAATTTACTCCATGGACCCACAATGCTCTGGAAATAGACCTAGGACTCTTCGGCCACTATCTGAATACGACGGATCAGATGAAAATACCAAGAGAGAGTCTGTCCGATTTACAGTGGGAATTGTTGGAAGGAACGGCAACTCTTTCCTCAAAGAAGTTTGATTGTTGTCcggaaaaatattctttttttgaaGTCAGCCTGCAGATGAGCAGGAACACTAACTTCTACCGTTATGTTGTGACGTGGCCGTCGGTGGTTGCATGCTTTCTTGTTCCATTTCTTTTCGCCATACCTTCACATTCATCTCAGAAAATAACATATG GTCTTGCGCTCATgatttttgaatcaataatcattttGACTTTTGCCGAAACAAACTCGTTCGACCACAAAACAGTTCCAAATATAG CCATCTTCCATCTGATTACTCTTATATTGACGTCCACGAGTCTGCTGTTGTCCATATTTATCGTCTCGATAAGTTGTGGTGACAGGAGAAACCACGTGCCAGCATGGTTACAACGA CTTGCATTGACCGATTCATGCCTGAGAACGGTTCTCTGTCTGGGCCAGTACAGGGATTCCAAAGGATACTCAAGCGGAAGGGGAGGAGGTTTCCTGCTGGAGGAAACACACGAGACTCACCACCACGAGCCAGAACTACGCACCATCTCCGAAAATGAGGTCACGAGAGACGTGTCTGAGTCCCTCAGGGCTATAGCAGAGAAGATGTCGTCAGATGAATCTAGGATCAAGGTCACGCAAGACTGGAGAGAAGTTGGCAGGCTACTTGACCGTATTCtgttttttctttgcattttaaCAGTTTTGGTATTGCTTATCTGGTCAGCACGCCTGTGGTCTGGTTGA
- the LOC128180366 gene encoding sporozoite surface protein 2-like: MAIKGLPMIVCFALIFTLKSAHVEAFSIFPIDNGDVRIGRKLLNTTTPAPVAAVAEDKSFFEQVEEFYEDKNNFAMYLVLPCIVLVYGGCSAIYCCYKCRQQLCSKKKGKGKDEDNDDDKNRAMANQTNDKMSLIGGSPENPGKKAAANQIRPASKASVSDVNVGMGNETPLPWAIPEKEDKQPSPAIVKLPPAYSDFQTNQQANNIQNMQNFNPQLQQAQMQGMQQPMPYNPNAFQMQMMQHPNAMYQPTIIPIPMPMDYQDSKRNNRRDRRLSREDSYDDMDDYHPPPRNQRKQSNNRRNSNSSRSGKQSKHDDFDDSDDDYNPRQGRSGNSRRDSPRNSRTPDRGKHGRERRRSDDRNGHHRDYSPSREDTMSARSDNRRSSPKRRSGDRKSRRPEDRRTKDRGYSPTDPRDRPSREDTMSARSTRRTRSPDERKGRRSDDRDPDEHRYSPTNPRNRPSREDTMSARSDKRRSDGKDDPKPPRKINEVKPTPQKPKIDDKPSDTNPDKRDNNPPKKPPPRPAQPAKKPQNKNQQDDRIMSPPPPYEGHERRNSLDAVFEAAGNPGNMKGPARPSYNPNPTIRVISQTKGGGPVSGMEMAKQAAEMLRVDNPNIGRKKPKRLVFVAE; encoded by the exons ATGGCGATAAAAGGTTTGCCGATGATAGTTTGCTTTGCACTGATTTTCACGCTTAAAAGTGCCCATGTTGAAG CTTTCTCAATTTTTCCGATAGACAACGGTGATGTTCGAATCGGGCGAAAACTCTTGAACACTACTACCCCAGCGCCCGTCGCTGCCGTGGCTGAAGATAAGAGCTTTTTCGAACAAGTAGAAGAATTCTACGAGGATAAAAACAACTTTGCGATGTACCTCGTGTTGCCCTGCATCGTTTTGGTTTATGGCGGATGTAGTGCCATTTACTGCTGCTATAAATGTCGACAACAGCTATGTTCAAAGAAAAAAGGGAAGGGAAAGGATGAAGACAACGATGATGACAAAAACAGGGCCATGGCAAACCAAACCAATGACAAAATGTCTCTAATAGGGGGTTCTCCCGAAAACCCAGGCAAGAAAGCAGCCGCAAATCAGATTCGACCCGCATCTAAAGCAAGTGTATCAGATGTTAATGTTGGTATGGGCAACGAAACTCCTTTACCCTGGGCGATTCCAGAAAAAGAAGACAAACAGCCGAGCCCCGCGATAGTGAAACTGCCGCCTGCATATTCAGATTTCCAAACAAACCAACAAGCAAATAACATACAGAATATGCAAAATTTCAATCCACAGTTACAACAGGCACAAATGCAAGGTATGCAACAACCAATGCCTTATAACCCCAATGCATTCCAGATGCAGATGATGCAGCATCCAAACGCTATGTATCAACCAACCATAATACCGATACCAATGCCAATGGATTATCAGGATTCTAAGCGAAACAACCGAAGGGACCGCCGTCTGTCAAGAGAAGACTCATACGATGATATGGATGATTATCATCCACCACCACGCAACCAACGAAAACAGTCCAATAACCGCAGAAATTCAAACTCTTCGCGTTCTGGGAAACAATCCAAACACGACGATTTTGATGATTCTGATGACGACTACAATCCAAGGCAGGGGCGTAGCGGAAATAGTCGAAGAGATTCCCCACGAAACAGCAGGACGCCAGATAGAGGCAAACATGGCAGAGAGAGAAGGCGTTCTGACGACCGGAACGGACACCATCGCGACTACTCCCCATCTAGAGAAGATACTATGAGTGCACGTTCTGATAATCGTAGGTCATCGCCTAAACGGAGGTCGGGTGATCGAAAAAGTCGCCGTCCTGAGGATCGTAGAACCAAAGACCGAGGATACTCACCAACGGATCCCAGGGACAGACCATCAAGAGAGGACACAATGAGCGCCCGGTCTACTAGACGTACACGGTCACCTGATGAAAGAAAAGGACGGCGCTCTGACGACCGCGATCCCGATGAACACCGGTATTCTCCGACAAACCCAAGAAACAGACCATCTAGAGAAGACACTATGAGCGCAAGATCTGATAAACGAAGGTCTGATGGGAAAGATGATCCAAAGCCGCCACGCAAAATAAATGAGGTCAAACCAACACCACAGAAACCGAAGATTGATGATAAGCCATCTGACACAAATCCAGATAAAAGAGACAACAACCCACCCAAGAAACCACCACCAAGACCAGCACAGCCAGCTAAGAAACCTCAGAACAAGAACCAGCAGGACGATCGGATAATGAGTCCACCGCCTCCTTATGAGGGGCATGAGCGGCGAAACTCCCTGGACGCCGTGTTTGAGGCGGCTGGAAACCCAGGTAATATGAAAGGTCCCGCAAGACCGAGTTATAATCCAAACCCAACAATTCGAGTAATATCTCAAACGAAAGGCGGGGGTCCAGTGTCTGGAATGGAGATGGCAAAACAAGCTGCTGAGATGCTGAGAGTGGATAATCCCAACATCGGAAGGAAAAAGCCTAAACGGCTAGTGTTTGTAGCCGAGTGA